GTCTTGTCCTCCGATATCAGCGGCTGAAAAATTCAATTTTCCCACATATTCATCTACATTATTTCTAATTTGTTTCCGGATTTGGATAATTAATTACCAACATTTAGAAGTTATTTTCAAAAACCTTTAGAAAAATAACCTGTTTAGCTTGAATCTTGATCTATCTTTGAAGTAGCATAATAAAAAACTGACATTGTCCAATTTCTGGTCCTACCCCTCTTAAGGAGTGAAAATGCTATGTGCGCACGAACGGTAAAAGCGAATACAGGGAATGTAATCGGTAGCTATTGCAAATGGATCGCAGCTGGTATGATTTTAACTCTCACGGGATGCTCACTTGCATCCGCCGCCCCTTCGTCCTCGTCCTCAAGTAAAATCAATAGTGAACCCACCTCCTCCCTGGTTACATTTCAATTGCAAGAGGCTACGATTGCTCAGATGCAGGACGCGATGAATTCAGGGGCACTGTCGAGTGTCGAGCTCACAGCCATGTACCTTAACCGGGTATATGCTTATGATTCTAGTGGCATTCGGCTGAATTCCATCCCTGTCCTGAACCCTGACGTACTAAAAGAAGCCGCTCAGGCTGATCAACTAAGGGCTCAGGGTATTACTACCGAACCTCTATTAGGCATACCCTACACGGTTAAAGACAGCTACCAGGTTAAGGGACTCACTGTCGCTTCTGGATCACCGGCTTTCAAAAACCTGACCGCAAAGGACGATGCCTTTACAGTAGAAAAGATACGCGAATCCGGTGGTGTGCTGATCGGCAAAACCAACATGCCGCCAATGGCAGCGGGAGGGATGCAAAGAGGCGTTTATGGCCGTGCTGAAAGTCCATACAATTCGGATTATTTGGCTGCAGCCTGGTACTCTGGCTCCTCTAACGGATCCGGCGTCTCAACAGCCGCCAACCTTGCTGCATTCGGCATGGGAGAAGAAACGGTATCTTCTGGAAGATCACCAGCATCTAACAATGGTTTAATTGCCTACACGCCATCGCGGGGTCTGATCTCCATTCGTGGGAATTGGCCGCTCTTCCCTATACGGGATGTCGTTGTCCCGCATACGAGAACTGTCGAGGACATGCTGCGCTTGCTTGACGTGATCGTTGCAGAGGATAAGATCACCAAAGGTGATTTTTGGCGAGAACAGAAAGCCGTTCAGTTACCTTCTGTCAACAGCGTCCGTCCGAGATCCTATTTAGAGCTGCGAGACACCCAAGCTTTGAGGGGTAAACGTATTGGCGTTCCGAAAATTTATATCGGTAAGGACCATGAGAGCTCAAATCCAATCAAATTCAGACCTTCGATACAAGTATTATGGGAAAAAGCTGCAAAGGATTTAACTGCTCTTGGAGCTGAAGTTGTGGAAGTAGATTTCCCCCTGCAGGCGAATAGCGAGAAAGACCGTGCAACAGCAAAAACACCTGAGGAGCGCGGTTTGATGCCAGTAAAATGGCATGATAAGGAATTTGGGCTGCTTAATCCTTATGCGGCTGAGGAATTCCTCAAAAGCGTGGGCGATCCGAACTTCCCGTCATGGGCTAATATCGACCCTGCAACCGTTTTCCCGAATCCGCCAGGTACGGTAGATGCCAAACGTGGCAGAGATCTTGGTCGATACGACGCGTTCATTGAAACCATAAAAAAAGGGGTCACCCCATACGAACAAATTCCACAATTTTATGAAGCACTGCAGGGGCTTGAGAATGTTCGAAAGATTGATTTTGAGGATTGGATGAAGCAGAACGACCTTGATTTCATAGCGTTCCCGGCAAATTCCAATATCGGCAAAGCCGATTCCGATGTGAATGAAACGTCCTATGAAGAAGCTTGGGAGAATGGAAACTATTTCTCCAATACGAATTACATTTTGCGCGAATATGGGATCCCAAGTGTGTCCGTAAGCATGGGCGCGATGGAGGATACCGGTATGCCCGTTAACCTGACGATGGCGGGTGCCGCATACAGCGATAATGACCTGTTGCGTTACGCTTATTCCTATGAGCAGGCGACAAAAAACCGTCCTATCGCAACGCGTACACCAGCGCTTGAAAATGAAACCTTCTCCTATAACCCGCAAACTGTGCTCCCACCCTCTAAACGCAAGGAAACAGAAGTCCCTGTGCTTAAGTTGAATGCCTCGATCAAGGACGATGTTCTCGCTTTGGACGGTTCAGTCACAGATCAAAGCGCTATCGCGCAGCTCAAAGTTTATGTCAATGGCATTCGTGTCGTTATTACAGAAGATAAAGCCAATTGGTCAGCAACACTTCCAACTGCTAAATACAAACAGGCTGGGGCCTCCCAAGCCGATACGCTGCATATTCTCGTGCTGGCCAAGGATATGTACGGAAATACCTCTGCTCAAGTCAAGTCTGTCACTTTACCCCAATGACGAAGGACATCATCAACTGCCCTACATGCGTTCACCAACCTAATAAAACCAGGATGTAAACAGATTGTTAACCGGTTTATAGATCATTATGACCAGTAGCAATGGGCTCGGCACATTGATCTTGTATAAGGAGCAGACCACTGCACCAATGCCCATGATCCAGAACAAGCCCCAGACCAGATAGTCTCGGCGCCTGCTCCCTCGTCTCAGCAAAGGCACATCGATGATCGCACAAGCCGCCGCTGCAGCCAGAAAAAGCAGTAACACCATTGCGCTCACTCCTTAATATCTTGAAGAAAGGATTTGTCTGTAATGCCAATCCGGTTAATCGTCACGCTGGCTTTGTAATGGACGGGTAGCGATTTTAGGTAATTGTCCCCTTTTTCCCGTTGCAGCCTGGCCCAAGCTTGGGGATTGGCACGATAGATCAACTGTCCAAAGCCCATAGTATCCACATTGTAGCGCTCATTAATTTGCTCAACTGCCGTTTTCATCCGAAAGATAATTTTTTCTTCCGATTTTCTTTCCAGCTCTGTAATCACACGCTCTGCCTCCAGATTATCTTTGCTCATGACTTCTTCAACATTACACAAGGCCTTTACATGGATGTAAATATGTGGTTTGCCGTCAATAATCTTGACTTTTCGTTTGGTGTCTGTATGAAGTGCTTCAATAACGATGGGTCGTCCGTCGTCTCCTTGTACAGGCCCTGAGCTTTTAACAACATTATTGGTGACATAATTGTAGCCGATCGTCTCGTTATCACTTAACCACCCGATCATCTTATCTTTCCGAAATACGGCTACATTACTGTAACGTAATCTGGCTGTAGGCGAGCTATCTTCCACATTGCTCTTCTTTTCGCCCTCACTGACACTACCGGACATCTTTACTCCGGTCAACACCGGATTCGTCCCTTCGTACAGAAAATCTTCAATAAATTCGTTTAAAGAAACAGCGACTGTTTTGGCCGATGCCTTATATGATTGGTCCAGGGAATTATACAATTTACTTGCTGGCAATTTCTCTAGCGGGGTAAGGACCTTCAGGACATCTTCGGCAGTGGTGTCTTTGGCGACCATAGCGTAGAAATCATTACGCGGCTCGCGGCTCCGTTTCAGCATATCAAGTACCTCGCCAATTCCAGCCCGGGCAAGCTCCTCTCCGATCACCAGTATACGGATATGCCCATAGTAGCTGGCTCTCGCGCTTTCGAGACTGTACTTGCGCTGGGCTTCATAGATCGTGGGTACCGTGAAGGTAGATACAATCACCGGCACCCCGCCACCTCCCGCCCCTCCTGCCGTCTGCGAGGCAATTGCTGAAGGAATAACCACCTGCAGCGTAACCTTATAGCCAGATTCAGCCTTATCTAGCCCCATTCCCAGCACAAAAGCCATTTCGTTTAACTCCTGTCTTTCCCAGCAACCGCTGATCAGCATAGGGACCAAAAGGGCAAGCAGCAGTCGCGAAATAGTTTTACGGTTTTTTGGGCTCATCTGCCGACTCCTTTCGCTTGGCTGTGCTTTGACGATCAAGGTTTTGAACCATATTTTCTGCCGGCCTTGTCTTTAGAAGCGGCCAGGGAAAGCGAAAGATGGAATCCTTCAGATCATCTGAACGGTATGGCCCGATCGGACTCATATAGGGCATGCCAAAAGAACGCAGACCCGCCAAATGAAGCACGATCAAAAAGATACCGAATAGAATCCCGTATAATCCAAGAAAACCGGCCAGACCGATAAGTAGAAAACGAATGATTCTTGCAGCGATCGACATGCCTGACTCTGGCATGACAAAACTGGCAATAGCCGTAATGGATACAATGATAACCATCGCTGAAGAGATAAACCCCGCTGCAACCGCCGCCTGGCCTATGACAAGTGTTCCAACAATGGATATCGCCTGCCCTATATTTTTCGGAATCCTCACTCCCGCTTCACGCAGAATCTCATACGTTAATTCCATGAGCATCGCCTCCACAAATGCAGGAAAAGGAACGCTTTCTCTCTGTGCAGCAAGGCTGATAACCAGATTGGTAGGGATCATCTCCTGATGATAAGTCGTAACCGCCACATAAAAAGAAGGGGCAAGCAACGTAATAAAAAAGGAAAGAAAACGAATAAACCGCAGCAAGGTAGCGATATCGGCCCGCTGATAATAATCTTCTGCAGATTGAAAAAAGGCGACAAAAAAGGTAGGCACCAGCAGGACAAATGGTGTTCCATCTACAAGAATCGCCACTTTGCCTTCGAGGATTCCCGCTGCGATAGTATCCGGGCGGTCGCTGTTATAGATCGTGGGGAACGGCGTAGCAGCCGTATCTTGAATAAACTCCTCGATATATCCGCTCTCCAGAATACTGTCTGTATCGATTTTGGCCAATCTGCGCTTTACTTCCTGCACCAGGTCAGGGTTTGCGATGTTGGTGAGATACATAATGGATACGCTGGTTTGAGTCACCCTACCGACCTGGAAGGTTTCCAGCCACAATTGGCTGTCTTTAATCTTCCTTCGGAGCAATGCCGTGTTCGTCCGCAAATTTTCCGTGAACCCTTCCATCGGCCCACGCACAACCGATTGTGAGCTGGGTTCGCCTACATTGCGGTCCTCCCATCCAGGCAGTCCGATCCGCAGGGCGCTGGAGGTTCCTTCAACCAGCACCATGATATTACCGGATAGCAGCTCATGAACAAATTGTCCAAGGTCATGCGTGACGGACAGATCCCCCGCAATCAGCACACGTTTTCGCAAAAGCTCCATCTTCTGATTCGCATCAAGATCTCTCAGCTGCTCAGGGGCACAGCGTTCCTGAAGTGAAAATAATATGGAGTTATGCAGGACCTGAGTATCCACAAGACCGTCAATATAAAGCAAGGCGATATGCGTAGACTCATCCAACTGCAGCTCTTTAGTGATCAAATCGTTGCTTGTCCCGAGCAGTTGAACCAACTGCGCCACATTGTCCTCCAAGCGATGTGATAGTGTGCCCGTAATTGTATCCTTCATGTCGCAACCTCCGCATTCCGTGAGCAAGCTGCAGATAGTATGACAGAAGAAGTTGATAATTATTCCTCCACATTCCTTTTCGACTATCAATTAATAATTATGTAATAAAATCGCATACTAAAGGAAATGACAAAAGGAAATTTGAAGGGCAGTTTGCAGCAGATTTGGAGGTAACTCATGAATCTTGAAAAAGATCGGATCAGTACAGCTCAAATGATGATGCTTGCGCTTTTCTCACTCATCGGGGAAATGGCGCTTGTTTATCCTGCGGCAATAACAACAGGAGCCCACCAGGACGCATGGATTGCCGGCTTGATTAGTATTCCGCTAGGACTTGCATGCGTAAAGCTGATGGTATCTGCATCCAATATTGATCCAACTAAAACGATTATCGAGCTTTCATTACAAGTATTAGGAAAATGGGTGGGTGGAGTTGTAGCGTTGAGCTATTTATTCTTTTACCTGATTGCAACCTCCACCTATGTCAGAGAAATCGAAGATTTCATGTGTACACAGATTTACGAGGCGACACCCGGCGGGGTCATTCGCTTCATGGCGAT
This DNA window, taken from Paenibacillus kribbensis, encodes the following:
- a CDS encoding amidase, whose amino-acid sequence is MCARTVKANTGNVIGSYCKWIAAGMILTLTGCSLASAAPSSSSSSKINSEPTSSLVTFQLQEATIAQMQDAMNSGALSSVELTAMYLNRVYAYDSSGIRLNSIPVLNPDVLKEAAQADQLRAQGITTEPLLGIPYTVKDSYQVKGLTVASGSPAFKNLTAKDDAFTVEKIRESGGVLIGKTNMPPMAAGGMQRGVYGRAESPYNSDYLAAAWYSGSSNGSGVSTAANLAAFGMGEETVSSGRSPASNNGLIAYTPSRGLISIRGNWPLFPIRDVVVPHTRTVEDMLRLLDVIVAEDKITKGDFWREQKAVQLPSVNSVRPRSYLELRDTQALRGKRIGVPKIYIGKDHESSNPIKFRPSIQVLWEKAAKDLTALGAEVVEVDFPLQANSEKDRATAKTPEERGLMPVKWHDKEFGLLNPYAAEEFLKSVGDPNFPSWANIDPATVFPNPPGTVDAKRGRDLGRYDAFIETIKKGVTPYEQIPQFYEALQGLENVRKIDFEDWMKQNDLDFIAFPANSNIGKADSDVNETSYEEAWENGNYFSNTNYILREYGIPSVSVSMGAMEDTGMPVNLTMAGAAYSDNDLLRYAYSYEQATKNRPIATRTPALENETFSYNPQTVLPPSKRKETEVPVLKLNASIKDDVLALDGSVTDQSAIAQLKVYVNGIRVVITEDKANWSATLPTAKYKQAGASQADTLHILVLAKDMYGNTSAQVKSVTLPQ
- a CDS encoding Ger(x)C family spore germination protein, translated to MSPKNRKTISRLLLALLVPMLISGCWERQELNEMAFVLGMGLDKAESGYKVTLQVVIPSAIASQTAGGAGGGGVPVIVSTFTVPTIYEAQRKYSLESARASYYGHIRILVIGEELARAGIGEVLDMLKRSREPRNDFYAMVAKDTTAEDVLKVLTPLEKLPASKLYNSLDQSYKASAKTVAVSLNEFIEDFLYEGTNPVLTGVKMSGSVSEGEKKSNVEDSSPTARLRYSNVAVFRKDKMIGWLSDNETIGYNYVTNNVVKSSGPVQGDDGRPIVIEALHTDTKRKVKIIDGKPHIYIHVKALCNVEEVMSKDNLEAERVITELERKSEEKIIFRMKTAVEQINERYNVDTMGFGQLIYRANPQAWARLQREKGDNYLKSLPVHYKASVTINRIGITDKSFLQDIKE
- a CDS encoding spore germination protein, which codes for MKDTITGTLSHRLEDNVAQLVQLLGTSNDLITKELQLDESTHIALLYIDGLVDTQVLHNSILFSLQERCAPEQLRDLDANQKMELLRKRVLIAGDLSVTHDLGQFVHELLSGNIMVLVEGTSSALRIGLPGWEDRNVGEPSSQSVVRGPMEGFTENLRTNTALLRRKIKDSQLWLETFQVGRVTQTSVSIMYLTNIANPDLVQEVKRRLAKIDTDSILESGYIEEFIQDTAATPFPTIYNSDRPDTIAAGILEGKVAILVDGTPFVLLVPTFFVAFFQSAEDYYQRADIATLLRFIRFLSFFITLLAPSFYVAVTTYHQEMIPTNLVISLAAQRESVPFPAFVEAMLMELTYEILREAGVRIPKNIGQAISIVGTLVIGQAAVAAGFISSAMVIIVSITAIASFVMPESGMSIAARIIRFLLIGLAGFLGLYGILFGIFLIVLHLAGLRSFGMPYMSPIGPYRSDDLKDSIFRFPWPLLKTRPAENMVQNLDRQSTAKRKESADEPKKP